A single Candidatus Thalassolituus haligoni DNA region contains:
- a CDS encoding methyl-accepting chemotaxis protein codes for MNWSNLGLTTKILLPILLTGALMLVLSYMQITTLERLAKEYGHISTEYLPGISLVLNADRDLYQAQLAERSLALGLKNPALVREHADNLQQVADRISKIKALDMSASIHNQADTFLSTFGVWRDKSTRFVNELGANSHSPAAAASISTGKLHDEFNRIRALLDALGESVTQESLSEHASSDQDRIDSRNRILLMLVLAVLIVGSFSVLFPRAITTPINRMARELQTLANGQGDLNTRLDSNRKDEIGELARHFNAFLDNLKGMITHIRHEASGIQHTTDQLHSSAEVSQRVSNDYSHTMDMVATANEQMGLAIQEVSSNTQQVSAEAQASDRTAKTVAKEFGLAMDELRTLVSRVDDSSEVIRALEAETTNIASVLDVIKGIAEQTNLLALNAAIEAARAGEQGRGFAVVADEVRTLASRTQQSTGDINEMIERLRAGVERAVGAMNESQHKAEQTVTHASRSQENIQTISDSLMNISDNILQVASAIEEQTSVITDINHNLSSAKTLSAQGKSSSDTVNNSVSDLRSRAASLNHQVAGFKV; via the coding sequence GGCCTGACCACCAAAATACTGCTACCTATTTTGCTTACCGGCGCACTGATGCTGGTACTGTCTTATATGCAAATCACCACTCTTGAGCGTCTCGCCAAGGAATACGGTCACATCTCCACCGAATACCTTCCCGGCATCAGCCTGGTGCTGAATGCGGACAGGGATTTGTATCAGGCCCAACTGGCTGAACGCAGTCTTGCACTGGGTCTGAAAAACCCTGCACTGGTCAGAGAGCACGCCGACAACTTACAGCAGGTAGCAGACCGTATCAGCAAGATCAAAGCATTGGATATGTCTGCCTCAATCCATAACCAGGCAGACACATTTCTCAGCACCTTCGGCGTCTGGCGAGACAAAAGCACCCGCTTTGTGAATGAACTTGGCGCCAATAGCCATTCTCCGGCCGCAGCTGCCAGTATCAGCACCGGTAAACTTCACGATGAGTTCAACAGGATACGTGCTTTGCTGGACGCACTGGGTGAGTCCGTTACCCAGGAAAGCCTGTCGGAGCATGCCTCAAGCGATCAGGATCGAATCGACTCCCGCAACCGTATTCTGCTGATGCTGGTATTGGCAGTGCTGATTGTCGGTAGTTTCTCCGTACTCTTCCCCAGAGCCATTACCACGCCGATTAATCGCATGGCCAGAGAACTGCAAACCCTGGCCAATGGTCAGGGCGATCTGAATACCCGCCTGGACAGCAACCGCAAGGATGAAATTGGCGAACTGGCGCGCCACTTCAACGCCTTTCTCGACAACCTCAAGGGCATGATCACCCATATCCGTCATGAAGCCAGTGGCATTCAGCACACCACCGATCAGCTGCACAGCAGTGCCGAAGTCAGCCAGCGGGTCAGTAACGACTATAGCCACACCATGGATATGGTAGCCACCGCGAATGAGCAAATGGGTCTGGCCATCCAGGAAGTATCAAGCAATACACAGCAGGTATCTGCAGAAGCACAAGCATCCGATCGAACCGCCAAAACCGTCGCCAAAGAATTTGGCCTGGCGATGGACGAATTACGCACGCTGGTATCACGGGTCGATGATTCCAGCGAAGTAATCCGGGCTTTGGAAGCCGAAACCACCAATATTGCCTCGGTACTGGATGTGATCAAGGGGATTGCCGAACAAACCAATTTACTGGCACTGAATGCCGCCATTGAGGCCGCCAGAGCCGGAGAACAAGGTCGGGGCTTCGCGGTGGTCGCCGACGAGGTACGTACACTGGCCAGCCGCACCCAACAGTCGACCGGCGATATCAATGAAATGATCGAACGCCTGAGAGCCGGTGTCGAACGCGCGGTAGGAGCCATGAATGAAAGCCAGCACAAGGCCGAACAAACCGTGACTCATGCCAGCCGCTCACAAGAAAATATCCAGACCATTTCAGACTCGCTGATGAATATCAGTGACAACATCCTGCAAGTCGCCTCTGCGATCGAGGAACAGACGTCGGTTATCACCGACATCAACCATAACCTGTCGAGTGCCAAAACGCTCAGTGCCCAGGGCAAAAGCAGTTCTGATACCGTGAACAACTCGGTCAGCGACCTGCGCTCCAGAGCTGCCAGCCTTAACCATCAGGTCGCAGGATTCAAGGTCTGA